The following coding sequences lie in one Saccharopolyspora hordei genomic window:
- a CDS encoding MBL fold metallo-hydrolase, whose amino-acid sequence MDVDLVVPGLYLLRPEFGQACLWLDGRSATLVDTGIAGSGPAITALLVELGAELERIVLTHGHEDHVGAAAELRAATGAPVLAHAGDVAVIQGERPRPEPVLQDWERPLFDRVVPQVPPHPPCPVDQEIAEGDVLDFGGGARVLSTPGHTDGSTAVHVSRSRTLFAGDTIAHVGEVVLGTFNRDRARTVESFRRLAALDTDVVCFGHGEPITHDGGAGLRAAAATLTD is encoded by the coding sequence GTGGACGTCGACCTCGTCGTACCGGGCCTGTACCTCCTGCGCCCCGAGTTCGGCCAGGCCTGCCTGTGGTTGGACGGGCGCTCCGCGACCCTGGTCGACACCGGCATCGCCGGCTCCGGTCCTGCCATCACCGCACTGCTGGTCGAGCTCGGCGCCGAGCTGGAGCGGATCGTCCTCACCCACGGGCACGAGGACCACGTGGGAGCCGCCGCCGAGCTCCGCGCGGCCACCGGCGCACCGGTGCTGGCGCACGCCGGGGACGTGGCGGTCATCCAGGGTGAACGGCCCCGCCCGGAACCGGTGCTGCAGGACTGGGAACGCCCGCTGTTCGACAGGGTCGTCCCGCAGGTGCCGCCGCACCCGCCGTGCCCGGTCGACCAGGAGATCGCCGAGGGCGACGTGCTCGACTTCGGCGGCGGTGCCCGCGTGCTCTCCACCCCCGGCCACACCGACGGGAGCACCGCTGTTCACGTGTCACGGAGCAGGACCCTGTTCGCCGGGGACACCATCGCCCACGTCGGCGAGGTCGTGCTGGGCACCTTCAACCGGGACCGGGCGAGGACGGTCGAGTCGTTCCGCCGCCTGGCCGCACTGGACACCGACGTCGTCTGCTTCGGTCACGGCGAACCGATCACGCACGACGGCGGTGCCGGACTCCGCGCAGCAGCCGCGACGCTCACCGACTGA
- a CDS encoding macrolide family glycosyltransferase, whose product MTNAAQNAHRTRPAHIGFFTIPAHGHVNPTLGLITELVSRGHRVSYAVTDALVAPVVEAGATPVRYTSLLPGSPTAARQEWPNDEVEARLMFLEETKFVVPQLEAAFAADLPDLVIYDLPDFLVLAEKWGVPALQLCPTHVYTEDLESVLDMTPTPEKRAVERAYDEYFAEQGLALTHEVLVHPRRCIVTIPRSFQYFGDTASDVYTFVGPMLTERASQGDWQAPDDRPVLVISLGSAYNDRLDFFQRCLRAFADLDWHVVMSVGRSVDPAELGEVPANFEVHQWIPQLRVLSQASAFITHAGMGGTMEGLHHGVPLIAVPQAADQFMNAARIEELGLGVRLDSQTATPEQLRAALEEVSADEEIRARVVDMQREIQQAGGVRRAVEIVEAML is encoded by the coding sequence ATGACCAACGCTGCGCAGAACGCGCACCGCACCCGGCCCGCGCACATCGGCTTCTTCACCATCCCGGCGCACGGGCACGTCAACCCGACCCTCGGCTTGATCACCGAGCTGGTGAGCCGGGGGCACCGCGTCAGCTACGCGGTCACCGACGCGCTCGTCGCCCCGGTGGTCGAGGCCGGGGCGACCCCGGTCCGCTACACCTCGCTGCTGCCGGGGTCACCGACCGCGGCCCGGCAGGAGTGGCCGAACGACGAGGTCGAGGCGCGGTTGATGTTCCTCGAGGAGACCAAGTTCGTCGTGCCGCAGCTCGAGGCGGCGTTCGCGGCGGACCTGCCCGATCTCGTCATCTACGACCTCCCCGACTTCCTCGTCCTCGCCGAGAAGTGGGGAGTGCCGGCGCTGCAGCTGTGCCCGACCCACGTCTACACCGAGGACCTGGAATCCGTCCTGGACATGACGCCGACCCCGGAGAAGCGGGCGGTGGAGCGGGCCTACGACGAGTACTTCGCCGAGCAGGGCCTGGCCCTGACCCACGAGGTCCTCGTGCACCCGCGTCGCTGCATCGTGACCATCCCGCGGAGCTTCCAGTACTTCGGGGACACGGCCTCGGACGTCTACACGTTCGTCGGCCCGATGCTCACCGAGCGGGCGTCCCAAGGGGACTGGCAGGCGCCGGACGACCGACCGGTGCTGGTGATCTCGTTGGGCTCGGCGTACAACGACCGCCTGGACTTCTTCCAGAGGTGCCTGCGGGCGTTCGCCGACCTCGACTGGCACGTGGTGATGTCCGTCGGGCGGTCGGTCGACCCGGCCGAGCTGGGCGAGGTCCCGGCGAACTTCGAGGTGCACCAGTGGATCCCGCAGCTGCGGGTGCTGTCCCAGGCGAGCGCGTTCATCACGCACGCCGGCATGGGCGGCACGATGGAGGGCCTGCACCACGGCGTCCCGCTGATCGCGGTGCCGCAGGCCGCCGACCAGTTCATGAACGCGGCCCGCATCGAGGAGCTCGGTCTGGGCGTGCGGCTGGACTCCCAGACCGCCACACCGGAGCAGCTGCGCGCCGCGCTGGAGGAGGTCTCCGCCGACGAGGAGATCCGGGCCCGGGTGGTGGACATGCAGCGGGAGATCCAGCAAGCCGGTGGCGTGCGCCGGGCGGTCGAGATCGTCGAAGCCATGCTGTAG